The Deinococcus detaillensis genome contains a region encoding:
- a CDS encoding alkaline phosphatase, whose amino-acid sequence MKTPSLVKASLLLGTLLALSSAAAAEVKIYPYSGAHVLAGQKFDLRVEVSGVAAGAEASVMLDGKPVAGLIKTNSAADTVEYTLRGVSLIAGSHTVTVTGAATGQATMIAEAPATVAQAKKVILFIGDGMGWNTVRAAELVAHGYNPDNGMPLGRLEMETGLSGLATVTNSSYDSFLTDSANTASSIATGQKVLVNALSVYPDNTKDSLDNPRIETIAEILKRSKNMGIGLVSTAFGTDATPAAFAAHTRLRGDYSAVADQYFKGSAKPDVLLFGGSNDFISQTVPGSRRKDATNWIDGSQKMGFTFVSSRAELMKANTTKLFGLFNLSNFNSYLDRVQFKDPSVLGDFKDQPYLWDMTQKAVETLDKNPNGFFLMVEGGMIDKFEHPLDWQRGVWDVLEMDKAVAWAKDYQKTHPDTLVLVTADHAHSISTYAGYDHTKGPGNRDAVLVYQDGKFPTYSDKKDVNGIPMVTPTRGLAVGFAGVPDYCETFTARPIYKDPTISDGSGGYAPNPDICKEEGAYFRTGNLPRNTNQGVHSADPVPLFSFGPGAQNFVGMMDQTDIFFAIAKAMGVDATKDAGK is encoded by the coding sequence ATGAAAACCCCATCTTTGGTTAAAGCTTCTCTGCTCCTCGGTACGCTCCTCGCCTTATCCAGCGCCGCCGCCGCCGAGGTCAAGATTTACCCGTATAGCGGCGCTCACGTTCTGGCCGGCCAGAAGTTTGATTTGCGGGTGGAAGTCAGCGGCGTCGCGGCGGGCGCGGAAGCCAGCGTGATGCTGGACGGCAAGCCCGTTGCGGGCCTCATCAAAACCAACAGCGCCGCCGACACGGTGGAATACACCCTGCGCGGCGTGTCGCTGATTGCCGGAAGCCACACCGTGACCGTGACCGGAGCGGCAACCGGACAGGCGACCATGATTGCCGAAGCGCCCGCCACCGTCGCGCAGGCCAAAAAAGTGATTTTGTTTATCGGTGACGGCATGGGCTGGAACACCGTCCGCGCCGCCGAACTCGTGGCGCACGGCTACAACCCCGACAACGGCATGCCGCTGGGCCGCTTGGAAATGGAAACCGGCCTGAGCGGACTGGCGACGGTCACCAACTCCAGCTACGACTCATTTTTGACTGACAGTGCCAACACCGCTTCGTCCATCGCTACCGGCCAAAAAGTCTTGGTCAACGCCCTGAGCGTCTACCCCGACAACACCAAAGACTCGCTGGACAACCCGCGCATCGAAACCATCGCCGAAATTTTGAAGCGCAGCAAAAATATGGGCATCGGTCTGGTCAGCACCGCCTTTGGCACCGACGCCACGCCCGCCGCTTTTGCCGCCCACACCCGGTTGCGCGGCGATTACTCGGCGGTGGCCGACCAATACTTTAAGGGCAGTGCCAAGCCCGACGTGCTGCTGTTCGGCGGCAGCAACGACTTCATTTCCCAGACTGTGCCGGGCAGCCGCCGCAAAGACGCCACCAACTGGATCGACGGCTCGCAGAAAATGGGCTTTACCTTTGTCAGCAGCCGCGCCGAACTGATGAAAGCCAACACCACCAAGCTGTTCGGGCTGTTTAACCTCAGCAATTTCAATAGCTACCTCGACCGGGTGCAGTTTAAAGACCCCAGCGTCTTGGGCGATTTCAAAGACCAGCCGTACTTGTGGGACATGACCCAAAAAGCCGTGGAAACCCTGGACAAAAACCCCAACGGCTTTTTCTTGATGGTGGAAGGCGGCATGATCGACAAGTTCGAGCACCCGCTCGACTGGCAGCGCGGCGTCTGGGACGTGCTGGAAATGGACAAAGCGGTGGCGTGGGCCAAGGACTACCAAAAGACCCACCCCGACACCTTGGTGCTGGTCACGGCGGATCACGCCCACTCGATCAGCACTTACGCGGGCTATGACCACACCAAAGGCCCGGGCAACCGCGACGCCGTGCTGGTCTACCAAGACGGCAAATTCCCGACCTACAGCGACAAAAAAGATGTCAACGGCATTCCGATGGTGACGCCGACACGCGGCCTGGCAGTGGGCTTTGCGGGCGTGCCGGACTACTGCGAAACCTTCACGGCCCGCCCTATTTACAAAGATCCCACCATCAGTGACGGCAGCGGCGGCTACGCGCCCAACCCCGACATCTGCAAAGAAGAAGGCGCATACTTCCGCACCGGCAACTTGCCGCGCAACACCAATCAGGGCGTTCACTCCGCCGACCCCGTGCCGCTGTTTTCCTTCGGGCCGGGCGCTCAAAACTTCGTGGGCATGATGGATCAAACCGACATCTTTTTTGCGATTGCCAAAGCGATGGGCGTAGACGCGACGAAAGACGCGGGCAAATAA
- a CDS encoding ABC transporter ATP-binding protein, which translates to MTRLAVQNVTYRHGPEVALTFPSFEVGKGEQLALIGPSGAGKTTLLHLIAGLLRPESGHIRFDGQIISALSESGRDAYRARSVGYVFQDFHLMPGYSALENVLLGLGLSGMRGPQARERAAEVLTELGLGARLRHTPRQLSTGERQRVALARAVAHRPALLLADEPTAHLDRARGVQALKLLQDTAAALGATLVVVTHDPLVMDAFERLIEVGAVSQQPVSQRPASGKEAVLV; encoded by the coding sequence GTGACCCGACTGGCGGTACAAAACGTCACTTACCGGCACGGCCCAGAAGTGGCGCTGACGTTTCCCAGTTTTGAAGTCGGCAAGGGTGAGCAACTGGCCCTCATCGGCCCCAGCGGTGCGGGCAAAACCACGCTGCTGCACTTGATCGCTGGCCTGCTGCGCCCCGAGAGCGGGCACATCCGCTTTGACGGCCAAATCATCAGTGCGCTGAGTGAAAGTGGCCGCGACGCTTACCGCGCCCGCAGCGTCGGCTACGTGTTTCAGGACTTTCACCTGATGCCCGGCTACAGCGCCCTCGAAAACGTGCTGCTGGGCCTCGGTTTATCGGGAATGCGCGGCCCGCAGGCCAGAGAACGCGCCGCCGAAGTGCTGACTGAGTTGGGCCTCGGCGCTCGCCTGCGCCACACCCCGCGCCAATTGTCGACGGGCGAGCGGCAACGGGTGGCGCTCGCCCGCGCAGTCGCGCACCGCCCCGCTTTGCTGCTGGCCGATGAACCCACCGCCCATTTAGACCGTGCCAGAGGCGTGCAGGCCCTTAAACTTCTGCAAGACACCGCCGCTGCGCTGGGGGCCACTTTGGTGGTCGTCACGCATGATCCCCTCGTCATGGACGCGTTTGAGCGCTTGATCGAAGTCGGTGCGGTGTCCCAGCAGCCAGTCTCACAGCGGCCAGCCTCAGGCAAAGAAGCGGTGCTGGTATGA
- a CDS encoding ABC transporter permease produces MTLWITLRNLRVRGWATFLTVLAVALATATALVVPLVSKQVERGAADAAQVFDLLITAKGSPTQAVLSSLFYLDVPIGNIPYATYQKLADDKRTLRAVPLGFGDNYHGLPVVGTNARFFEQRLKPTLPPYFHVESGRLFAGPLEVVIGQAAARQTGLKLGDQFRSAHGSEEHAGAEEEEHAAEYKVVGILAATGGPVDRAIVTDIQNLWDVHGQFTPESRGVTAVLYTAAKLGDLYSVSSQMNATPSAQAVFPGQVFANVRSFVLQGQAAYAALSVLVLLLAALTIWLSVYAASLDRARSVALLRALGAGRGTVFGVVLLETAVTVLLGLLLGVGLSYGVSVLGGQLLGGRLGFSLPAPVLDWALLLRVAALFPLGVLAALPPAFGAARQSPVAQL; encoded by the coding sequence ATGACGCTCTGGATCACGCTGCGCAATCTGCGGGTGCGCGGCTGGGCCACCTTTCTGACAGTGCTGGCAGTGGCGCTGGCAACCGCAACCGCTCTGGTGGTGCCGCTGGTCAGCAAACAGGTGGAGCGCGGTGCGGCGGACGCGGCTCAGGTGTTTGATCTGCTGATTACCGCCAAAGGCAGCCCCACCCAGGCGGTGCTGAGCAGTCTTTTTTATCTGGACGTGCCGATTGGCAACATTCCGTATGCCACTTACCAGAAGCTGGCCGACGACAAGCGCACCCTGCGGGCCGTGCCGCTGGGCTTCGGCGACAATTATCACGGCCTGCCGGTGGTCGGCACCAATGCCCGCTTTTTTGAGCAGCGCCTCAAGCCGACCTTGCCGCCGTACTTTCATGTGGAGTCGGGGCGCTTATTTGCCGGCCCCCTTGAAGTGGTGATCGGGCAAGCGGCGGCGCGGCAAACCGGCCTCAAGCTGGGCGATCAGTTTAGGAGCGCCCACGGCTCGGAAGAACACGCTGGCGCGGAAGAGGAAGAACACGCTGCCGAATACAAGGTGGTGGGCATTCTGGCGGCCACAGGCGGGCCGGTCGACCGCGCCATCGTGACCGATATTCAAAACTTGTGGGATGTTCACGGTCAATTCACCCCCGAGTCTCGCGGCGTGACGGCGGTGCTGTACACGGCGGCCAAGCTGGGCGATCTGTACTCGGTGTCCAGCCAGATGAACGCCACGCCGAGCGCACAGGCGGTCTTTCCGGGTCAGGTCTTTGCCAATGTGCGCTCGTTCGTGCTGCAAGGCCAGGCGGCGTATGCGGCCCTCAGCGTGCTGGTGCTGCTGCTGGCCGCGCTGACCATCTGGCTGAGTGTCTACGCCGCCAGCTTAGACCGCGCCCGCAGTGTGGCGCTCCTGCGGGCGCTCGGCGCAGGGCGCGGCACGGTTTTTGGCGTGGTGCTGCTCGAAACTGCCGTGACGGTGCTGCTGGGACTCCTGCTGGGCGTGGGGTTGTCGTACGGCGTCAGCGTGTTGGGCGGCCAACTGCTGGGTGGCCGCCTCGGTTTTTCCCTGCCCGCGCCGGTGCTGGACTGGGCCTTGCTGCTCAGGGTCGCGGCGCTGTTTCCGCTGGGCGTGTTGGCGGCTTTGCCTCCGGCATTCGGCGCGGCGCGGCAAAGTCCGGTGGCGCAGTTGTAG
- a CDS encoding trans-sulfuration enzyme family protein, protein MSDAHRTNYDLTTLAARSGEEARPNASVPLAEPIYQSTVYAYPDLNALEESMSGREPSAFYYRNGTPNAATLERAMSILENTEASLVAGSGMAAISASLLGVLKSGDHVVTDARVYGISYALLGEEFPRLGIEVSFVDACNLEEVQAAMKANTKVIHVESLTNPLLTVPDVPALAELAHAHGAILSVDNTFASPAVFRPADHGADLVTHSLSKYLSGHSTAFGGVACGRADLIAAARTRLLRLGGTISAFDAWMTMQGLKTLGLRMRAHSGNAQAVADVLSNHPRVSRVYHPGLSSHPQFVRAAELFPNGFGGMLSADIDDAPSFVKALAGKIPLAPSLADVQSTLSWPWGTSHRALSETERRRLGITPGLLRISIGIEDVNDILGDIEGALE, encoded by the coding sequence ATGTCTGATGCTCACCGCACCAACTACGATCTGACCACCCTCGCCGCCCGCTCCGGTGAGGAAGCCCGCCCCAACGCGTCCGTCCCGCTGGCCGAGCCGATCTATCAGAGCACCGTCTACGCCTACCCAGACTTGAACGCGCTGGAAGAAAGCATGAGTGGCAGGGAGCCGAGCGCCTTTTATTACCGCAACGGCACGCCCAACGCGGCCACGCTGGAACGGGCCATGAGCATCTTGGAAAATACGGAGGCGTCTCTGGTGGCGGGCAGCGGCATGGCGGCGATCAGCGCTTCTCTGCTGGGAGTGCTGAAGTCCGGCGACCACGTCGTCACCGACGCCCGCGTGTACGGCATCAGCTACGCGCTGCTGGGTGAGGAGTTTCCAAGGCTGGGCATCGAAGTCAGCTTCGTGGACGCCTGCAACCTGGAAGAAGTGCAGGCTGCCATGAAGGCCAACACCAAAGTGATTCACGTCGAAAGTCTGACCAACCCCCTGCTGACGGTGCCGGATGTGCCCGCGCTGGCTGAGCTGGCTCACGCCCACGGAGCCATCCTGAGCGTGGACAACACCTTCGCCAGCCCCGCCGTGTTCCGGCCCGCCGATCACGGAGCCGATCTGGTGACGCACTCGCTGAGCAAGTACCTGAGCGGCCACAGCACCGCCTTTGGTGGCGTGGCCTGCGGGCGGGCCGATCTGATCGCCGCCGCGCGAACCCGCTTGCTGCGGCTGGGCGGCACCATCAGCGCCTTCGACGCCTGGATGACCATGCAGGGCCTCAAAACGCTGGGCCTGAGAATGCGGGCGCACTCCGGCAACGCGCAGGCGGTGGCCGACGTGCTATCCAATCACCCCCGCGTCAGCCGGGTCTACCATCCGGGCCTGAGTTCTCATCCGCAGTTCGTTCGTGCCGCCGAACTTTTCCCCAACGGCTTTGGCGGAATGCTCAGCGCCGATATCGACGACGCGCCGAGCTTCGTGAAAGCGCTGGCCGGAAAAATCCCGCTGGCCCCCAGCCTGGCGGACGTCCAGAGCACCTTGTCCTGGCCCTGGGGCACTTCGCACCGGGCACTGAGTGAAACCGAGCGCAGGCGGCTGGGCATCACGCCGGGGCTGCTGCGAATCTCGATTGGCATTGAGGACGTGAACGACATTCTGGGGGATATCGAGGGGGCGTTGGAGTAG
- a CDS encoding nitroreductase family protein produces the protein MTLSPAATLPTRQQTPEQVRAFFAAHRTVRHYQAGPMPAEHLDTILYAAQHAPTDATAQLYSFVRLTGEAKQKVAELTTNAHIALAAESFVICSDTRRVRQLIEVAGYEPGQSPAIDLHFGIGDAVLAGQNMLLAAEMLGYQGCWIGGVMNGLAEIIELLELPDKVLPFAALTIGKSAEDVAQRPRLPRPLVIHENTYKDGSAEQLRAATEQMNPIAARPGKEGDWARLLNAYFGEGGSMEKREETLQGALKTQGLSRGE, from the coding sequence ATGACCCTCTCCCCCGCCGCGACCCTGCCCACCCGCCAGCAAACCCCCGAGCAGGTTCGCGCTTTTTTTGCAGCCCACCGCACCGTGCGCCACTACCAAGCTGGGCCGATGCCCGCCGAGCATCTCGACACCATTTTGTACGCCGCTCAGCACGCCCCCACCGACGCCACCGCCCAGCTGTATTCGTTCGTGCGGCTGACCGGCGAGGCCAAACAGAAAGTGGCCGAGCTGACGACCAACGCCCATATCGCCCTGGCCGCCGAGAGCTTCGTGATCTGCTCGGACACCCGCCGCGTCAGGCAACTGATCGAGGTGGCCGGGTACGAGCCGGGGCAGTCGCCCGCCATCGACCTTCACTTCGGCATCGGTGACGCGGTGCTGGCGGGCCAGAACATGCTGCTGGCCGCCGAAATGCTGGGCTATCAGGGCTGCTGGATTGGCGGGGTGATGAACGGGCTGGCCGAGATAATCGAGCTGCTGGAATTGCCCGACAAGGTGCTGCCGTTTGCGGCGTTGACCATCGGCAAGAGCGCCGAGGACGTGGCGCAGCGCCCCCGCCTGCCGCGCCCACTGGTGATCCATGAAAACACGTACAAAGACGGCAGCGCCGAGCAGCTCAGGGCCGCCACCGAGCAGATGAACCCAATTGCCGCCAGACCCGGCAAAGAAGGCGACTGGGCGCGGCTGCTCAACGCTTACTTCGGCGAAGGCGGCAGCATGGAAAAGCGGGAGGAAACGCTGCAAGGAGCACTCAAAACGCAGGGGCTGAGCCGGGGGGAGTAA